A window from Podospora bellae-mahoneyi strain CBS 112042 chromosome 1 map unlocalized CBS112042p_1, whole genome shotgun sequence encodes these proteins:
- a CDS encoding uncharacterized protein (EggNog:ENOG503Q3CR; COG:S), whose protein sequence is MSPKAASTATGPLAPSNPETKEDTALWSLKHVQVLWSWAARPSKPTYPPISSIPPTPATRLLEADAVPTTGEPFPTEPILTRNAHHEPSKSNTVLYLAYGSNMCSKTFLGMRGIRPLSQINVSAPSLDLTFDLPGLPYREPCFANTALRKLPEPPKLPPKVPDMPDLPDPPKMPPFSSSNRQRRPINWTKGLVGVVYEVTAEDYAKIITTEGGGASYHDILVPCFPLPATIGVPEKPDIPVPPRPFLARTLYAPRLPDTPDKPPKEDDRSPANNDDGDGDKCPKPEPPSWIQKLLLPVRRPQADYAQPSPRYLSLLTTGAAEHDLPQDYQAYLQSLRPYTATTCLQKLGQVLFLSFWAPWVITAMFGGRLFSDEKGRAPKWVVAGTTVLFNIVWASYDYVAKPIFGDGERTLEEEETDGQRSWVGERWGGGRRERGTVDERRVLLV, encoded by the coding sequence ATGTCTCCAAAagcagcctcaacagccacaGGCCCACTTGCGCCATCGAATCCGGAAACCAAAGAAGACACCGCTCTCTGGAGTTTGAAACATGTCCAAGTCCTCTGGTCCTGGGCCGCCAGACCATCCAAGCCAACATATCCTCCCATCTCCTCAATCCCACCCACGCCGGCCACCCGTCTCCTCGAAGCCGATGCCGTGCCCACAACCGGCGAGCCCTTCCCGACCGAGCCAATCCTCACCAGAAACGCCCACCATGAGCCCTCCAAATCCAATACTGTCCTCTACCTCGCCTATGGCTCCAACATGTGCTCAAAGACCTTCCTGGGCATGCGCGGCATCCGTCCCCTAAGCCAAATCAACGTATCCGCCCCTTCTCTCGACCTAACCTTTGACCTGCCCGGTCTCCCATATCGCGAACCATGTTTCGCCAACACCGCCCTGCGTAAACTCCCAGAACCTCCAAAACTGCCCCCCAAAGTCCCTGACATGCCCGACCTCCCTGACCCCCCAAAGATgccccctttctcttccAGCAATCGACAGCGCAGACCAATCAACTGGACCAAAGGCCTCGTCGGCGTAGTCTACGAAGTAACGGCAGAAGACTACGCCaaaatcatcaccaccgaaggcggcggcgcaAGCTACCACGACATTCTCGTGCCATGTTTCCCCTTGCCAGCCACGATCGGCGTCCCAGAAAAACCCGACATTCCCGTCCCTCCCAGACCGTTCCTCGCGAGAACGCTCTATGCCCCACGCCTCCCCGATACCCCAGATAAGCCGCCGAAAGAAGACGATCGCAGCCCCgccaacaacgacgacggtgacggtgacaAATGCCCCAAGCCTGAACCCCCCTCTTGGATCcaaaaactcctcctccccgtccgcCGCCCGCAAGCAGACTACGCCCAGCCCTCCCCCCGttacctctccctcctcaccaccggcgcaGCAGAACACGACCTCCCCCAAGACTACCAAGCCTACCTCCAATCCCTCCGGCCCTACACCGCAACCACCTGCCTCCAGAAACTCGGCCAGGTACTCTTCCTCAGCTTCTGGGCGCCCTGGGTCATAACAGCCATGTTTGGGGGTCGGTTGTTCAGTGACGAGAAGGGCAGGGCGCCCAAGTGGGTCGTGGCAGGGACGACGGTGCTGTTTAATATCGTCTGGGCAAGTTACGATTACGTCGCCAAGCCCATCTTTGGGGACGGGGAGAGGacgctcgaggaggaggagacggacgGGCAGAGGAGTTGGGTCGGGGAACGGTGGGGCggtgggagaagggagagggggacTGTGGACGAGAGGAGGGTTCTGTTGGTGTAG
- the GPD1 gene encoding glycerol-3-phosphate dehydrogenase (EggNog:ENOG503NVN7; COG:C), translating into MGQPRHPLPAPSHRPRARPLLFWLMKILRLADYKKSPNIPRLLLRTIFSAACSIPKSCRLSPFPCSTPDLPHSSCRNIHSHSGPSRYPILKAKARPSPEARTCRQSRAFSSHLNNPNPDHHCGVAPSPRPTPLRCRNLDPLGLAPPLGYSNIAVSLAAPLTLNNKQQPSHRRTTHSQSAKMTVPDSFPHKHKVAVIGSGNWGTTVGKVIAESTSEHPDVFEKDVQMWVYEEKVIVDGETRNLTEVINTKHQNTKYLEGINLPTNLIANPSIEDAVKDATILIFNFPHEFINNICRQLKGKILPYARGVSCIKGVTVTDDKIELICEFIGEQLEIYCGALSGANIASEIANENWCETTIAYNTPPCDRHVANGNGQANGNGNGAYEEHRDSRGQIIKTKLTPVPEGYPPLDHEVLHTLFSRPYFTVSMVSDVVGVSLGGALKNIVAIACGFVEGHGWNMTAKTAVMRRGMLEIIQFAREFYPETIQPATLWEESAGWGDMIVSCTAARNWRYSKMAVERGVSIQEIERTELNGQKLQGISTSREVSSFLRARGIEDKYPLFKLVDGILDGKVNVNDIPSLFRKN; encoded by the exons ATGGGCCAACCGCGTC accccctccccgccccatcTCACCGTCCCCGCGCCCGGCCTCTTTTGTTTTGGCTCATGAAGATACTACGACTAGCGGACTACAAGAAGAGTCCCAACATCCCTCGCTTGCTGCTTCGGACCATTTTCTCTGCTGCTTGTTCCATTCCCAAGTCTTGTCGCTTATCGCCCTTCCCTTGCTCGACGCCGGACCTGCCCCATTCTTCCTGTCGGAATATCCACTCGCATAGCGGCCCATCCCGGTACCCCATTCTCAAAGCCAAAGCCAGACCCTCACCCGAAGCCAGAACTTGCCGGCAAAGTCGTGCTTTCTCATCTCACCTCAACAATCCCAATCCCGATCACCACTGCGGCgtcgctccctctcctcgtccAACCCCGCTCCGCTGCCGCAATCTAGACCCTCTTGGTCTTGCTCCACCGCTTGGCTATTCCAACATCGCTGTGTCATTAGCTGCCCCTCTCACTCTTAACAACAAGCAGCAGCCGTCTCACCGCCGTACGACACACTCTCAATCCGCCAAAATGACCGTACCGGACTCTTTTCCGCACAAGCACAAGGTCGCAGTGATTGGATCCGGAAACTGGGGCACCACTGTCGGCAAGGTTATCGCTGAGAGCACGAGCGAGCACCCAGATGTTTTCGAGAAGGATGTTCAGATGTGGGTGtacgaggagaaggtgatAGTTGACGGCGAGACTCGGAACCTGACCGAGGTCATCAACACAAAGCACCAAAACACAAAGTACCTCGAGGGCATCAATCTTCCGACCAacctcatcgccaaccccAGCATCGAGGACGCTGTCAAGGACGCCACCATTCTCATCTTCAACTTTCCACACGagttcatcaacaacatctgCAGACAACTCAAGGGCAAGATCCTCCCCTATGCCCGCGGCGTGAGCTGCATCAAGGGTGTGACCGTAACCGACGACAAGATCGAACTCATCTGCGAGTTCATTGGCGAGCAGCTTGAGATTTATTGCGGTGCCCTGAGCGGAGCCAACATTGCCAGCGAAATCGCCAACGAGAACTGGTGCGAGACCACCATTGCTTACAACACACCTCCTTGCGACCGCCACGTGGCCAACGGAAACGGACAAGCCaatggcaacggcaacggggCCTACGAGGAGCACCGCGACTCTCGTGGCCAGATTATCAAGACGAAGCTCACACCCGTCCCGGAAGGCTATCCCCCGCTGGACCACGAGGTCCTTCACACACTCTTCAGCCGTCCTTACTTCACCGTCTCGATGGTGTCTGACGTGGTGGGTGTCTCACTTGGCGGTGCGCTCAAGAACATCGTCGCTATTGCCTGTGGCTTTGTGGAGGGTCACGGCTGGAACATGACTGCCAAGACTGCCGTCATGCGTCGAGGCATGTTGGAGATCATCCAGTTCGCTCGCGAGTTCTACCCCGAGACCATCCAGCCAGCCACGCTCTGGGAGGAGAGTGCCGGGTGGGGCGACATGATTGTCAGCTGCACCGCTGCCCGCAACTGGCGGTACTCCAAGATGGCGGTTGAGCGCGGAGTGTCCATTCAGGAGATTGAGCGTACAGAGCTCAACGGGCAGAAGCTGCAGGGCATTTCGACCTCGCGCGAAGTCAGCAGCTTCTTGAGGGCGCGCGGTATTGAGGACAAGTATCCTCTGTTCAAGCTCGTCGACGGCATTCTGGACGGCAAGGTCAATGTTAATGACATTCCTAGCCTCTTCAGAAAGAATTAG